The proteins below are encoded in one region of Mycolicibacterium neworleansense:
- a CDS encoding phytoene desaturase family protein gives MADYDAIVIGAGHNGLAAAALLARAGMRTLCLEAKRYAGGMASTVELFDGYRFEIAGSLQFPTSAVVSTELGLDTLPTVDLEVMSVSLRGIGDPPVVYYADPMKMLAHLGEVHGADAVAGMAGLMAWSLAPTRALGRFDAGRPPRTIDEMYACAATESERAAIDDLLFGSVSDVLDRYLPDRDKHGALRGMLAFLAVNTTYRGPETPGSAAALAYGLAVPDENAMLMKKLAGGIGALTEHLQSVFTAAGGELRLRSSVERISVDGGRITGIRLAGGATITAPVVVSAIAPDTTVTGLIDPEALPVEVRERYTRIDHRGSYLQMHFALDGAPTFDAPYEMLNDPEMQAAIGLFSTPEELQQQWQDARHGIVPADPAIAFQIPSAHDPTLAPAGKHAASAFALWFPVEESATGYGEMKAEMGRRVIEKITRLAPDFERRILRHTTFTPRHMGTMFGAPGGDYCHGLIHPEQMGPNRPGPKGYVGQPIPIDGLYLASAGCHGGPGITFIPGYNAAKAVLGD, from the coding sequence ATGGCGGACTACGACGCGATCGTGATCGGCGCCGGGCACAACGGCCTGGCCGCTGCGGCCCTGTTGGCGCGTGCTGGAATGCGCACCCTCTGCCTTGAGGCCAAGCGGTACGCCGGTGGCATGGCCTCCACCGTCGAGCTGTTCGACGGCTACCGGTTCGAGATCGCCGGCTCGCTGCAGTTCCCCACCTCGGCGGTGGTCAGCACCGAACTCGGGCTGGACACCCTGCCGACCGTGGACCTGGAGGTCATGTCGGTATCCCTTCGCGGCATCGGCGACCCGCCGGTGGTCTATTACGCGGACCCGATGAAGATGCTCGCCCACCTCGGTGAGGTGCACGGCGCCGACGCGGTGGCCGGGATGGCCGGACTGATGGCCTGGAGTCTGGCGCCCACCCGGGCGCTGGGCCGGTTCGACGCCGGGCGCCCGCCCCGCACTATCGATGAGATGTATGCCTGCGCGGCAACAGAATCCGAGCGCGCAGCGATCGATGACCTGTTGTTCGGGTCGGTCAGCGATGTCCTGGACCGGTATCTACCGGACCGGGACAAACACGGCGCGCTGCGCGGCATGCTGGCGTTCCTGGCGGTCAACACCACCTACCGGGGTCCCGAGACGCCCGGCAGCGCGGCCGCCCTCGCCTACGGTCTGGCGGTGCCCGACGAGAACGCCATGCTGATGAAGAAGCTCGCGGGCGGGATCGGCGCCCTGACCGAACATCTGCAGTCGGTGTTCACCGCCGCCGGTGGCGAGCTGCGGTTGCGCAGCAGCGTCGAGCGGATATCGGTCGACGGCGGCCGGATCACCGGGATCCGCCTGGCCGGCGGCGCGACGATCACCGCCCCCGTCGTGGTGTCGGCGATCGCTCCGGACACCACGGTCACCGGGCTCATCGATCCCGAGGCGTTGCCGGTCGAGGTGCGTGAGCGGTACACCCGCATCGATCACCGCGGCAGTTATTTGCAGATGCACTTCGCCCTCGACGGTGCTCCCACCTTCGACGCTCCCTACGAGATGCTCAACGACCCTGAGATGCAGGCCGCCATCGGCCTTTTCAGCACTCCCGAGGAGCTGCAGCAGCAATGGCAGGATGCCCGCCACGGGATCGTGCCCGCCGATCCGGCGATCGCCTTCCAAATTCCGTCAGCACATGATCCGACGCTGGCTCCGGCGGGTAAACACGCGGCCTCGGCGTTCGCGTTGTGGTTCCCGGTCGAGGAGTCCGCCACCGGGTACGGCGAGATGAAAGCCGAGATGGGCCGGCGCGTGATCGAGAAGATCACCAGGTTGGCACCGGATTTCGAGCGCCGGATCCTCCGTCACACCACGTTCACCCCGCGCCACATGGGGACCATGTTCGGCGCGCCGGGCGGCGACTACTGCCACGGCCTGATTCATCCCGAGCAGATGGGGCCCAACCGTCCGGGGCCGAAAGGGTATGTCGGTCAACCGATTCCCATCGACGGGCTGTATCTGGCCAGCGCCGGGTGCCACGGTGGCCCGGGGATCACCTTCATTCCGGGTTACAACGCAGCCAAGGCCGTGCTCGGCGACTAG
- a CDS encoding universal stress protein, with translation MTSSNAPVVVGIDGSDGALDAARWAGAVAARFGAPLRIVHALPSVGRNLTQTAAAFTAAMMSYQRDMADAFLKAATEAVRGDHPELPVSTVSFNEPADQVLIDASADASLVVLGGKKVTPAAALLLGSTALSVATRAACPVVAFRGENVAPDDGPVVVGVDDSPAAQAALETAFEFADGFGLTVNAVRSLSLAAPTQTGVTIPLLIDWDGVESAELADLTETVDVHHKRHPGVDAKCFIEPESPGKALLKHVADSGLVVVGSRGRNALAGVLLGSTSLNLLHHSPVPVMICRAAQGDSNE, from the coding sequence GTGACTTCCTCCAACGCACCTGTAGTGGTCGGAATCGACGGCAGCGACGGGGCGCTCGATGCGGCCCGTTGGGCCGGTGCGGTCGCCGCACGTTTCGGCGCGCCGCTGCGCATCGTGCACGCGCTGCCGTCTGTGGGCCGCAATCTGACCCAGACCGCGGCCGCGTTCACCGCGGCGATGATGTCCTATCAGCGCGACATGGCGGACGCCTTCCTGAAGGCCGCCACCGAGGCCGTGCGCGGCGATCATCCGGAGTTGCCGGTGTCCACGGTGTCGTTCAACGAGCCCGCCGACCAGGTGTTGATCGACGCCAGCGCCGATGCGAGTCTCGTCGTGCTCGGCGGTAAGAAGGTGACTCCGGCCGCGGCACTGTTGCTCGGGTCGACGGCGCTGTCCGTGGCGACCCGGGCGGCGTGCCCAGTGGTCGCCTTCCGAGGGGAGAACGTGGCTCCGGACGACGGTCCCGTCGTGGTCGGGGTCGATGACAGCCCTGCTGCGCAGGCCGCGCTGGAGACGGCATTCGAATTCGCCGATGGCTTCGGGCTGACGGTCAACGCGGTGCGGTCGTTGTCTTTGGCCGCGCCGACCCAGACCGGCGTCACCATCCCGCTGCTGATCGACTGGGATGGCGTGGAGTCCGCCGAACTGGCCGACCTCACCGAGACCGTTGACGTTCACCACAAACGTCACCCGGGCGTCGACGCGAAGTGTTTCATCGAGCCGGAATCCCCTGGCAAGGCACTGCTGAAGCATGTCGCCGACTCCGGGCTCGTGGTGGTCGGTTCCCGGGGCCGCAACGCGCTGGCCGGCGTCCTGCTGGGTTCGACCAGTCTCAACCTCCTGCACCACAGCCCGGTGCCGGTGATGATCTGCCGCGCTGCACAAGGAGATTCGAATGAGTGA
- a CDS encoding TetR/AcrR family transcriptional regulator translates to MNSPTTSVEADKSAFRSRLLDAMIESIVEDGYQNTTVADIVRRAKTSRRTFYEHFASREECFVALLTSVNTKHVREVARGVDRSAPWQAQVRQAVEAWIASYEAHPELMLAWIRDLPTLGTAARALQRESMEHFIGMVQAMTNNEAFRSAGVSISRRRTIMMLGGLRELTAITVESGGQVGEITEDAVLACTAMLMPLS, encoded by the coding sequence ATGAACAGTCCCACGACGTCGGTTGAGGCCGACAAGAGCGCGTTCCGGTCGCGTCTGCTCGACGCCATGATCGAATCGATCGTCGAGGACGGCTATCAGAACACCACGGTCGCCGACATCGTGCGGCGGGCCAAGACGTCGCGCCGTACCTTCTATGAGCACTTCGCCAGCCGCGAGGAGTGCTTTGTCGCGCTGCTGACCAGCGTCAACACCAAGCACGTGCGTGAGGTGGCCCGTGGGGTCGACCGTAGTGCGCCCTGGCAGGCTCAGGTCCGCCAGGCGGTCGAGGCATGGATCGCCTCCTATGAGGCCCACCCCGAATTGATGTTGGCCTGGATCCGCGATCTCCCGACGCTGGGTACCGCGGCGCGGGCATTGCAGCGCGAGTCGATGGAGCATTTCATCGGCATGGTGCAGGCCATGACGAACAACGAGGCGTTCCGCTCTGCCGGGGTGTCCATCTCGCGGCGACGCACCATCATGATGCTCGGCGGGTTGCGTGAGCTGACCGCGATCACCGTGGAGAGCGGTGGTCAGGTCGGGGAGATCACCGAGGACGCGGTGCTGGCCTGCACCGCGATGCTGATGCCGCTCAGCTGA
- a CDS encoding SRPBCC family protein → MAVQASREAVFDASPEAIMEVLADVAALPSWSALHRRVEVIDRYPDGRPHHVKATMRLLGITDKELLEFHWGDHWMLWDAEPNLQQRGQHVEYNLTPEVDKTRVRFDIIVDLAMPIPEFLIKRGRTLVLDVAIERLRQRVMRHSQQR, encoded by the coding sequence GTGGCCGTGCAGGCATCACGCGAGGCGGTCTTCGACGCCTCGCCGGAGGCGATCATGGAGGTGCTCGCCGATGTTGCCGCGCTGCCGTCCTGGTCTGCGCTGCATCGTCGCGTCGAGGTCATCGACCGCTATCCCGACGGCAGGCCGCACCACGTCAAGGCGACGATGCGGCTGCTGGGCATCACGGACAAAGAGCTGCTCGAATTCCATTGGGGCGACCACTGGATGTTGTGGGATGCCGAGCCCAACCTGCAGCAGCGCGGGCAGCACGTCGAATACAACCTGACGCCCGAGGTGGACAAGACGCGCGTGCGCTTCGACATCATCGTCGACCTCGCGATGCCGATCCCGGAGTTCCTGATCAAGCGCGGACGGACACTCGTGCTCGACGTCGCCATCGAGCGGTTGCGTCAGCGCGTCATGAGGCATTCACAGCAGCGCTGA
- a CDS encoding UBP-type zinc finger domain-containing protein codes for MSNAVDPTARPSGPGCAECTADGGWWVHLRRCAACGHIGCCDDSPARHASAHWRESRHPIIRSFEPGEDWFWNFETNDYYDGPELAPPQHHPDDQPVPGPKGRVPKDWVEQLRNR; via the coding sequence ATGAGCAATGCCGTCGATCCGACCGCTCGGCCCAGCGGACCCGGATGTGCCGAGTGCACCGCCGACGGAGGTTGGTGGGTGCATCTGCGGCGCTGCGCGGCCTGCGGGCACATCGGGTGCTGCGATGATTCGCCGGCCCGTCACGCGTCGGCGCACTGGCGTGAAAGCCGACACCCGATCATCCGCTCGTTCGAGCCGGGCGAGGACTGGTTCTGGAACTTCGAGACCAACGACTACTACGACGGGCCGGAGCTGGCGCCGCCACAGCATCATCCCGATGATCAGCCGGTGCCAGGACCGAAGGGGCGCGTGCCCAAGGATTGGGTCGAGCAGCTACGCAACCGCTAG
- a CDS encoding TetR/AcrR family transcriptional regulator — protein sequence MVRPAQTARSERTREALRQAALVRFLAQGVEDTSAEQIAADAGVSLRTFYRHFTSKHDLLFADYDAGLHWFRAALAERPAGESILDSVQSAVLAFPYDVDAVTKIAGMRAVELDPDRIVRHIRQVESDFADAVAELLVARRGRVPQGDERLRIVVTARCVAAAVFGAMELWMVGDEAGERSLPELARMCRAALETLRTGLD from the coding sequence ATGGTCAGACCCGCGCAGACCGCGCGCAGTGAGCGCACGCGCGAGGCGCTGCGTCAGGCCGCATTGGTGCGGTTCCTGGCCCAGGGGGTCGAGGACACCTCGGCCGAACAGATCGCCGCTGACGCCGGGGTGTCTCTGCGCACCTTCTACCGGCACTTCACGTCCAAGCACGATCTGCTGTTCGCCGATTACGACGCGGGCCTGCACTGGTTTCGGGCCGCGCTGGCCGAGCGGCCGGCAGGAGAATCGATCCTCGACTCGGTGCAGTCCGCGGTCCTGGCCTTCCCGTATGACGTCGACGCCGTGACGAAGATCGCCGGCATGCGTGCGGTCGAGCTCGATCCCGACCGGATCGTGCGACACATCCGGCAGGTCGAGTCCGATTTCGCCGATGCGGTGGCCGAGCTGCTCGTGGCGCGCCGGGGGCGGGTGCCGCAAGGGGATGAGCGGCTGCGGATCGTGGTGACGGCCAGATGCGTGGCGGCCGCGGTGTTCGGCGCCATGGAGCTGTGGATGGTCGGCGACGAGGCGGGGGAGCGTTCGCTGCCGGAACTGGCGCGGATGTGCCGGGCCGCGCTGGAGACGCTACGCACCGGCCTTGATTGA
- a CDS encoding DUF2834 domain-containing protein: MVSLIVHAVLGVAVVALVIRLNPQIFSRPPGPALSRVELAYYLVGLASIPICWYFNMRFVADYAQPGGNPIWGPGSWAEFISLGYTNPAAGSASADYTIANVILLPLFTIIDGLRRGIRHPWLFFVSSLFTSFAFAFAFYFATLERQRRHQQAAVAIS; the protein is encoded by the coding sequence ATGGTGTCGCTCATCGTTCATGCAGTGCTGGGCGTGGCCGTCGTCGCGCTCGTGATCCGTCTCAACCCACAAATCTTCTCCCGGCCACCCGGGCCGGCGTTGTCCCGCGTCGAGCTGGCCTACTACCTCGTCGGGCTCGCCTCGATCCCGATCTGCTGGTACTTCAACATGCGGTTCGTCGCGGATTACGCCCAGCCGGGCGGCAACCCGATCTGGGGCCCGGGAAGCTGGGCCGAGTTCATCTCACTCGGGTACACCAACCCGGCGGCCGGCTCGGCCAGTGCCGACTACACGATCGCCAATGTCATTCTGCTGCCGCTGTTCACGATCATCGACGGGCTGCGTCGCGGGATCCGGCACCCCTGGCTGTTCTTCGTGTCGAGCCTGTTCACCAGCTTCGCGTTCGCGTTCGCCTTCTACTTCGCCACACTCGAACGGCAGCGCCGCCACCAACAGGCGGCAGTCGCCATCAGCTGA
- a CDS encoding Hcp family type VI secretion system effector, whose amino-acid sequence MPTEIFAKIGDIKGESVDSRHRDEIDVVSFSWGVAAGGSPAAGGGAGAGKATFQDLLIVHTIDSATPALLSACASGRHLAQATISHRKAGENQQDFLTVKLTDVTINAVTQTGLEAQPYTETVTLRYAKVDLHYRRRRPDGSLDEGQHFTFDVRTNRPG is encoded by the coding sequence GTGCCCACAGAAATCTTCGCCAAAATCGGTGACATCAAAGGTGAATCGGTCGATTCCCGGCATCGGGACGAGATCGACGTGGTGTCGTTCTCGTGGGGTGTCGCCGCCGGCGGATCCCCGGCGGCGGGCGGCGGTGCCGGCGCGGGCAAGGCGACGTTTCAGGATCTGCTGATCGTCCACACCATCGACAGCGCCACGCCCGCGCTGCTGTCGGCCTGCGCCAGCGGGCGGCATCTGGCCCAAGCGACGATCAGCCACCGCAAGGCCGGTGAGAACCAGCAGGACTTCCTGACGGTGAAGCTCACCGATGTGACGATCAACGCCGTCACCCAGACCGGCCTGGAGGCCCAGCCCTACACCGAAACGGTGACCCTGCGGTATGCGAAGGTCGACCTGCACTACCGGCGGCGACGGCCCGACGGATCCTTGGACGAGGGCCAGCACTTCACTTTCGACGTGCGAACCAACCGGCCCGGATGA
- a CDS encoding universal stress protein, with protein sequence MSEHDVRHGIVVGVDGSPASDAAVAWAARNAVLRGVGLTLVYALPGAASPVWLDVALPQDYWDYQDQQGQKILDAARGVAVKAIAGHQEPRIIAKAVPGHAVATLIEYSRRADLVVVGSRGLSKWGRRLLGSVSSSLAAHAHGPVAVIPEREPPSDGPVVVGVDGSRASEFATEIAFDEASRRGVELVVVHTWTDLNFEFPDLKWEDLSAEAERALAEQLAGWCERYPDVVVRRVVMPDKPARQLLAQAESAQLVVVGNRGRGGFTGLLLGSVSSAVVHSAMSPVIVARQPG encoded by the coding sequence ATGAGTGAACATGACGTCCGCCACGGCATCGTCGTCGGCGTCGACGGGTCGCCCGCCTCGGATGCCGCCGTCGCCTGGGCGGCTCGCAACGCGGTGTTGCGGGGCGTCGGGCTCACCCTGGTGTACGCGCTCCCGGGAGCGGCGTCACCCGTCTGGCTGGATGTCGCTCTGCCCCAAGACTATTGGGATTACCAGGATCAGCAAGGCCAGAAGATTCTGGATGCCGCGCGCGGAGTCGCGGTCAAGGCGATCGCCGGCCATCAGGAACCTCGGATCATCGCGAAGGCGGTTCCCGGGCACGCGGTGGCCACGCTGATCGAGTACTCGCGGCGCGCCGATCTGGTGGTCGTGGGTTCGCGTGGTCTGAGTAAGTGGGGACGCCGGTTGCTCGGATCGGTCAGCTCGAGCCTCGCGGCGCATGCCCACGGACCGGTTGCGGTGATTCCCGAGCGCGAACCCCCGTCGGACGGACCCGTGGTGGTGGGGGTGGACGGGTCGCGCGCCTCGGAGTTCGCCACGGAGATCGCCTTCGACGAGGCGTCGCGGCGCGGTGTGGAACTAGTGGTGGTGCACACCTGGACCGATCTGAACTTCGAGTTCCCCGACCTCAAGTGGGAAGACCTGAGCGCGGAGGCCGAGCGTGCCCTGGCCGAGCAGCTGGCCGGGTGGTGCGAGCGATACCCCGATGTGGTGGTGCGCCGCGTGGTCATGCCCGACAAGCCGGCTCGTCAGTTGCTGGCGCAGGCCGAGAGCGCGCAACTGGTGGTGGTCGGCAACCGTGGCCGGGGCGGTTTCACCGGATTGCTGCTCGGCTCGGTCAGTTCCGCGGTGGTGCATTCGGCCATGTCACCGGTGATCGTCGCGCGACAACCCGGCTGA
- a CDS encoding alpha-keto acid decarboxylase family protein yields MGENLYTVGDYLLDRLAELGVTEVFGVPGDYQLEFLDHILAHPTLRWVGGANELNAGYAADGYGRLRGMAALVTTFGVGELSAANAVAGSYAEHVPVVHIVGAPSKDSQGARRIVHHTLGDGDFEHFLRISREITCAQANLAPATATRDIDRVLSEVREQKRPGYLLIATDVARFPTEPPAAPLPRYTGGTSPRALSMFTAAAAELIADHRLTVLADFLVHRMDCVDQLNKLLAADTVPHATLMWGKSLVDESSPNYLGIYAGAASEDSVRGAIEDAPVLVTAGVLFTDMVSGFFSQRLDPARTVDIGVNQSVVAGQVYAPLDMAAALDAITAILAERGITSPALPPLTTRTAADPPARDAALTQESLWDRLSEALTPGNVVLADQGTSFYGMAGHRLASRVTFIGQPLWGSIGYTLPAALGAGLADRDRRTVLLIGDGAAQLTIQELGAFGREGLAPVIVVVNNDGYTVERAIHGVTAEYNDITGWRWTELPAALGVPDALTFRVSTYGELDDALTAAAATPDRMVLVEVMLGRMDIPPLLTELAQSASDANSS; encoded by the coding sequence ATGGGCGAAAACCTCTACACCGTCGGTGACTATCTGCTGGACCGGCTCGCAGAACTCGGGGTGACCGAGGTGTTCGGCGTCCCCGGCGATTACCAACTGGAATTCCTCGACCACATCCTCGCCCACCCGACGCTGCGGTGGGTGGGCGGCGCCAACGAACTCAACGCCGGCTATGCGGCCGACGGCTACGGCCGGCTACGCGGCATGGCCGCCCTGGTCACCACATTCGGCGTCGGTGAACTGTCGGCGGCCAACGCGGTCGCCGGCAGCTACGCCGAACACGTACCGGTGGTGCACATCGTCGGCGCACCCTCCAAGGATTCCCAGGGTGCGCGACGCATCGTGCACCACACCCTCGGCGACGGCGACTTCGAGCACTTCCTGCGGATCAGTCGTGAGATCACCTGCGCCCAAGCCAATCTGGCGCCGGCGACGGCAACCCGCGACATCGACCGCGTGCTCTCCGAGGTGCGAGAACAGAAACGGCCCGGCTACCTGTTGATCGCCACGGATGTGGCCCGGTTCCCCACCGAACCTCCCGCCGCGCCGCTGCCCCGCTACACCGGCGGCACGAGTCCGCGAGCCCTTTCGATGTTCACCGCCGCGGCGGCCGAATTGATCGCTGACCACCGGCTGACCGTGCTCGCCGATTTCCTGGTGCACCGCATGGACTGCGTCGACCAACTCAACAAGCTGCTGGCAGCCGACACCGTGCCGCACGCCACCCTGATGTGGGGCAAGAGCCTGGTCGACGAGAGCTCGCCGAATTATCTGGGCATCTACGCGGGTGCGGCCAGCGAAGATTCGGTGCGCGGGGCGATCGAGGACGCGCCGGTGCTGGTAACCGCCGGGGTGCTGTTCACCGATATGGTCAGCGGGTTCTTCAGCCAGCGCCTCGACCCGGCACGCACTGTCGACATCGGCGTCAACCAGAGCGTCGTGGCCGGGCAGGTGTACGCCCCACTGGACATGGCCGCAGCACTCGACGCCATCACCGCGATCCTCGCCGAGCGCGGCATCACCTCACCCGCGCTGCCCCCGCTCACCACCCGCACAGCCGCCGACCCTCCGGCCCGAGACGCCGCGCTGACCCAGGAATCCTTGTGGGACAGGCTTTCTGAGGCCCTCACCCCTGGCAACGTGGTGCTGGCCGACCAGGGCACGTCGTTCTACGGAATGGCCGGACACCGGCTGGCCTCCAGGGTGACATTCATCGGCCAACCCCTGTGGGGCTCGATCGGCTACACCCTGCCGGCCGCCCTCGGCGCCGGACTCGCCGACCGCGACCGCCGGACCGTGCTGCTGATCGGCGACGGCGCCGCCCAGCTGACCATCCAGGAGCTGGGGGCCTTCGGCCGTGAGGGCTTGGCACCCGTCATCGTGGTGGTCAACAACGACGGCTACACCGTGGAACGCGCAATCCACGGTGTCACAGCCGAATACAACGACATAACCGGATGGCGCTGGACGGAGCTGCCCGCCGCGCTGGGCGTCCCCGACGCGCTGACGTTCCGGGTCAGCACCTACGGCGAACTCGACGATGCACTCACGGCAGCGGCCGCGACACCCGACCGCATGGTGTTGGTCGAGGTGATGCTGGGCCGGATGGACATCCCGCCCCTGCTGACCGAGCTGGCACAGTCCGCCTCGGACGCCAACTCCAGTTAG
- a CDS encoding TIGR03564 family F420-dependent LLM class oxidoreductase, which produces MPTGVVLALDPSAPNVVDAAISQARTAYAAGVHQIWLAQQFDVDAITLAALIGAAVPGLGVGTSVVPINPRHPLLVASAAQTAQAAAHGNFTLGLGLGSHAPEHRAFGTVWSDPVGRLREHLQVLHAILHDGEVDFHGSAFTANPEWPVRVPGGAPVPVYVAAMGPKALQVTGELADGTLPYLAGPRTVGEFIVPTITAAAEAVGRPQPRVVAMVPALVAADADAARSAAARQLAFYETIPSYQKVIAREQVSSVAELAAVGSAAQVRVQLQRYLDAGATDVALSPIRTEPEDLAALWAVAAGLS; this is translated from the coding sequence ATGCCGACCGGAGTAGTTCTTGCCCTCGACCCATCCGCCCCCAATGTCGTCGACGCCGCGATATCGCAGGCCCGCACCGCGTATGCGGCCGGGGTGCATCAGATCTGGCTCGCCCAGCAATTCGACGTCGACGCCATCACCCTGGCCGCGCTGATCGGGGCGGCCGTGCCCGGCCTCGGCGTGGGCACGTCGGTGGTGCCGATCAATCCCCGCCATCCGCTGTTGGTGGCCTCGGCCGCGCAGACCGCACAGGCGGCCGCGCACGGAAACTTCACGCTGGGGCTCGGTCTGGGTTCGCATGCGCCCGAGCACCGGGCTTTCGGCACGGTGTGGTCCGATCCGGTGGGCCGGCTGCGCGAACACCTGCAGGTGCTCCACGCGATCCTTCACGATGGTGAGGTCGACTTCCACGGCAGTGCCTTCACCGCGAACCCCGAGTGGCCCGTGCGTGTGCCGGGCGGCGCTCCGGTCCCGGTGTACGTGGCTGCGATGGGACCGAAAGCCCTTCAGGTCACGGGTGAACTGGCCGACGGGACACTGCCGTACCTGGCCGGGCCTCGCACAGTGGGGGAGTTCATCGTGCCGACGATCACCGCGGCAGCCGAGGCGGTGGGTCGGCCGCAACCCCGCGTAGTGGCCATGGTGCCGGCACTCGTCGCCGCCGACGCCGATGCTGCCCGCAGTGCCGCCGCGCGGCAACTGGCCTTCTACGAGACCATCCCGTCGTATCAGAAAGTCATTGCCCGCGAGCAGGTTTCCAGTGTGGCTGAACTGGCGGCGGTCGGGTCGGCGGCGCAGGTGCGGGTCCAGCTGCAGCGGTATCTCGACGCCGGCGCCACTGATGTGGCACTCAGCCCGATCCGAACCGAGCCGGAGGACCTGGCCGCCCTGTGGGCGGTGGCCGCCGGCCTGTCCTAG
- a CDS encoding CaiB/BaiF CoA transferase family protein produces MTNTGPLAGVRVIELGGIGPGPHAAMMLSDLGADVVRVRRPGGLTMPAENVDLLHRGKRIVDLDVKSEPGKLLDLVAKADVLLDCFRPGTCERLGIGPADCEAVNPRLVFARITGWGQDGPLATTAGHDINYLSQTGALSAIGYRDRPPVAPLNLVADFGGGSMLVVIGIVTALYEREHSGKGQVIDAAMVDGVSMLSQMMWTMRATGSLRDERESFLLDGGAPYYRTYETSDGGYMAVGSIEPQFFAQLVAGLGLDAGEIPGQFELARYDEMRAIFTERFATKTRDEWTEIFAGTDACVTPVLTWGEAAKSQHLLDRSTLITVDGVAQAAPAPRFSRTPPGAPGQPPQSSTDIADIGWT; encoded by the coding sequence ATGACCAACACCGGACCGCTCGCCGGAGTGCGAGTTATCGAACTCGGCGGCATCGGCCCCGGGCCACACGCCGCGATGATGCTGTCGGATCTGGGCGCCGACGTGGTGCGGGTGCGTCGCCCGGGTGGCCTGACCATGCCTGCCGAGAACGTGGATCTGCTGCACCGGGGCAAGCGCATCGTCGACCTCGATGTGAAGAGCGAGCCGGGCAAGCTGCTGGATCTGGTCGCCAAAGCCGATGTGCTGTTGGACTGTTTCCGGCCCGGCACCTGTGAGCGCCTCGGCATCGGTCCGGCTGACTGTGAGGCCGTCAACCCGCGGTTGGTCTTCGCCCGGATCACAGGCTGGGGCCAGGACGGGCCGCTGGCCACTACCGCCGGCCATGACATCAACTACCTGTCGCAGACGGGCGCGCTGTCGGCGATCGGCTACCGCGACCGCCCGCCGGTGGCCCCGCTCAACCTGGTCGCGGATTTCGGTGGCGGCTCGATGCTCGTCGTCATCGGTATCGTCACCGCGCTGTACGAGCGGGAGCACTCGGGCAAGGGCCAGGTGATCGATGCCGCGATGGTCGACGGGGTCAGCATGTTGTCGCAGATGATGTGGACGATGCGGGCCACCGGATCGTTGCGCGACGAACGCGAGTCGTTCCTGCTCGACGGCGGCGCCCCGTACTACCGGACCTATGAGACCTCCGACGGCGGCTACATGGCGGTCGGGTCGATCGAGCCGCAGTTCTTCGCGCAACTGGTCGCGGGTCTCGGGCTGGACGCCGGCGAGATTCCGGGGCAGTTCGAGCTGGCCCGCTACGACGAGATGCGGGCCATCTTCACCGAGCGGTTCGCCACCAAGACGCGTGACGAGTGGACCGAGATCTTCGCCGGTACCGATGCCTGCGTGACACCGGTGCTCACCTGGGGTGAGGCGGCCAAGAGCCAGCATCTGCTGGACCGCTCGACACTGATCACAGTCGACGGTGTCGCGCAGGCCGCCCCGGCTCCGCGGTTCTCCCGTACCCCGCCGGGCGCACCCGGGCAGCCGCCGCAGTCGAGCACCGACATCGCCGACATCGGCTGGACCTGA
- a CDS encoding WhiB family transcriptional regulator, with the protein MNALSRTLFDRQALPEFVVRQAIPDTAARPAIPINRSPRNLPPPAIDEWSWQQSGLCRDHPAEVFFPEEARGRPLRRREDAAKAICRACPVLERCRAHALSAPEAYGIWGAMTARERAVELSGER; encoded by the coding sequence GTGAACGCCTTGTCCCGCACGCTTTTCGACCGTCAGGCCCTGCCGGAATTCGTTGTGCGACAGGCGATACCCGACACCGCCGCCCGCCCGGCGATCCCGATCAACCGCTCCCCGCGCAACCTGCCACCACCTGCGATCGATGAGTGGAGTTGGCAGCAGAGCGGCCTGTGTCGGGACCATCCGGCCGAGGTGTTCTTCCCGGAGGAAGCCCGCGGGCGCCCGCTGCGCCGCCGGGAGGACGCGGCCAAGGCGATCTGCCGCGCCTGTCCGGTGCTGGAGCGGTGTCGTGCGCATGCCCTTTCCGCTCCCGAGGCCTACGGCATCTGGGGTGCGATGACCGCCAGGGAGCGTGCCGTCGAACTGAGCGGCGAACGCTAG